One genomic region from Enoplosus armatus isolate fEnoArm2 chromosome 17, fEnoArm2.hap1, whole genome shotgun sequence encodes:
- the rarab gene encoding retinoic acid receptor alpha-B has protein sequence MYESVDVVGFSPSPSSPSPGSFLSMDYYHRPPGLGPEKGLLSGVGGLQRPFGGSLLTGRHWSGSSHSIETESTSSGEDLLVPSPPTPPPPPRIYKPCFVCQDKSSGYHYGVSACEGCKGFFRRSIQKNMAYTCHRDKVCVINKVTRNRCQSCRLQKCLDVGMSKELVRNDRMKKKKEEKRQGEAEIYVLSADTEQMIERIRRAHQDTFPSLCQLGKYTTSNSSEHRVSLDVSLWDKFSELSTKCIIKTVEFAKQLPGFTTLTIADQITLLKAACLDILILRICTRYTPDQDTMTFSDGLTLNRTQMHNAGFGPLTDLVFSFANQLLPLEMDDAETGLLSAICLLCGDRQDLEESDKVDVLQEPIVEALKIYVRRRRPEKPCMFPKILMKITDLRSISVKGAERVITLKMEIPGSMPPLIQEMLENSEGLEGHGAGGGKGGGKARGGGGGGKDEGDTELGSRHPSPSPTSVPSPSPSPAPGSSSSPSPST, from the exons ATGTACGAAAGCGTGGATGTTGTGGGTTTCAgtcccagccccagcagccccAGTCCCGGCTCTTTTCTGAGCATGGACTACTACCACAGACCCCCGGGGCTCGGGCCGGAGAAGGGGCTCCTGTCCGGTGTAGGGGGACTCCAGCGTCCGTTCGGAGGGTCCCTGCTGACGGGCAGGCACTGGAGCGGGTCCAGCCACT ctaTCGAGACCGAGAGCACGAGTTCAGGGGAGGACCTGCTCGTCCCGAGCCCCCCAACACCTCCGCCCCCGCCCCGCATCTACAAGCCCTGCTTCGTGTGTCAGGACAAATCTTCAGGATACCACTACGGAGTCAGCGCCTGCGAGGGCTGCAAG GGTTTCTTTCGGAGGAGCATCCAGAAGAACATGGCGTACACGTGTCACCGAGACAAAGTCTGCGTCATAAACAAGGTGACGAGGAACCGGTGTCAGTCCTGCCGACTGCAGAAGTGCCTCGACGTTGGCATGTCCAAGGAGT TGGTGCGGAATgacaggatgaagaagaagaaggaggagaagaggcagGGGGAGGCCGAGATCTACGTCCTCTCAGCGGACACAGAGCAGATGATCGAGCGAATTCGCCGGGCCCACCAGGACACGTTCCCCTCGCTCTGTCAGCTGGGAAAATACACCACG AGCAACAGCTCGGAGCACCGCGTCTCCCTGGATGTCAGTCTTTGGGACAAGTTCAGCGAGTTGTCCACCAAGTGCATCATCAAGACAGTGGAGTTCGCCAAGCAGCTGCCGGGCTTCACGACGCTAACCATTGCCGATCAGATCACCCTGCTGAAAGCCGCCTGCCTCGACATACTG ATTCTAAGGATCTGCACCCGCTACACCCCAGACCAGGACACCATGACCTTCTCCGACGGCTTGACTCTGAATCGCACCCAGATGCACAACGCCGGGTTCGGGCCTCTCACGGACCTGGTGTTCTCCTTCGCCAACCAGCTGCTCCCGCTGGAGATGGACGACGCCGAGACGGGACTACTCAGCGCCATCTGCCTGCTCTGTGGAG accgTCAGGATCTGGAGGAGTCGGATAAGGTGGATGTTCTTCAGGAGCCAATTGTCGAAGCCTTGAAG atctatgtgaggaggaggaggcctgaGAAACCTTGTATGTTCCCCAAGATACTGATGAAGATCACTGACCTCAGGAGCATCAGTGTGaagg GAGCAGAGCGAGTGATCACACTGAAAATGGAGATACCGGGCTCCATGCCTCCTCTCATCCAGGAGATGCTGGAGAACTCTGAGGGGCTGGAGGGGCACGGAGCcgggggagggaagggaggaggaaaggccagaggaggaggaggaggaggcaaagaCGAGGGGGACACAGAGCTCGGGAGCCGTCACCCGAGCCCATCGCCCACATCGGTGCCCTCTCCCAGCCCGAGCCCTGCACCcggctcctcctcttctccctccccctccacctga